ACGCGATCTCTCATCTTGGAGATCGGTTTGCCGCACTGTCGGCATGGAGCCGATTGCTTCGACCAGGTGGCCGATTGCTGTTCACGGATTCTGTGGTGCTGACACTCTTGGCACCGGATCATCGCCGACAGTGAAGGTGATCCAGCTGCCGAGGCCTATGGCGGGAAGCTGCTCCCCTGAGGACGGGATGGCCCGCATCGCGGGCGGCTGTGTCGCGCCGAGCGCGCTTTCGGCCAGGCCGAAAGCCGTGCCCGATGCCAGGGCCTTCACGAATGTCCTGCGGGTTATGTCCATCACGGCAAAGCTTCGCAAGCCGGTGGCTTACAGGGCAATGCACAAAGATGTTACGCGTTCCCGATCCGAGACTATTGTTGTCACGCCCTATCGACGATGCAGACTACCCTCTTCCCTTGACGGTCTTCAGCAGCGCCACGATATGGTCGCGCGCCTTTTCAAGTTCGCTTTTTTCGCCCGACATGAACAGTCGTCCCGAGGCGCCGATCATCTGGCAGTCGACCAGCGTGGCGCCGGGCGCGATTCTCTCCGCCTCGTTCGCCGCATAGGCCGCGAACAAAGCCGGCATCATCTCGATCAGCAGCAGCGATTCGCCGGGGAGGATCATCGACGCCTCGCGGTTGCGATTGAGGATGACGGCATGGCTGTCCGTCACCTCCGGCACGATCTCGGCGAAGAGCAACTGCGGCTTGAGCTGGTCCTCGGCCTTCTGGCCG
This genomic stretch from Nordella sp. HKS 07 harbors:
- a CDS encoding microcompartment protein, which produces MAELRVYLKLESLRRQFAAYMGSPTRARGYVPLEGMHSLIIEIAPALAIHHVSDVALKTVPEAEPGILYTERQFGILELHSFDMDHVDRAGAAVLKAIGQKAEDQLKPQLLFAEIVPEVTDSHAVILNRNREASMILPGESLLLIEMMPALFAAYAANEAERIAPGATLVDCQMIGASGRLFMSGEKSELEKARDHIVALLKTVKGRG